The Osmia bicornis bicornis chromosome 12, iOsmBic2.1, whole genome shotgun sequence genome includes a region encoding these proteins:
- the LOC114880640 gene encoding programmed cell death protein 10 produces MTMGDETPVTSLVFPVILRPILMKLERQNVLAAQTLRTALLKAENSHPGITLDLILGIIQRAELNLDMNESVLRLQGAASDYDVVEYRSARSEDAFQELNRKSTSLKRILSRIPDEITDRKTFLETIKEIASAIKKLLDAVNEVTAFISGSAGKQALDQRKREFVKYSKRFSNTLKEYFKEGQANAVFVSALYLIHQTNMIMLTVKDKCE; encoded by the exons ATGACAATGGGCGATGAGACTCCAGTTACATCACTGGTTTTTCCTGTCATTCTGAGACCAATACTGATGAAG CTGGAAAGGCAAAATGTATTGGCTGCTCAGACTTTACGTACAGCTCTATTAAAAGCTGAAAATTCTCATCCAGGAATTACGCTTGACTTAATACTTGGCATAATACAAAGAGCAGAGCTTAATTTGGATATGAATGAAAGTGTTTTAAGATTGCAAGGTGCAGCTTCTGATTATGATG TTGTAGAATATAGATCGGCTAGATCCGAGGATGCTTTCCAAGAATTGAATCGTAAATCAACTTCATTAAAGAGAATACTTAGTAGAATTCCTGATGAAATAACAGATCGTAAAACTttccttgaaactatcaa AGAAATTGCAAGTGCAATAAAAAAACTTTTAGATGCAGTAAATGAAGTAACTGCATTTATAAGTGGCTCTGCAGGGAAACAAGCATTAGATCAAAGGAAAAGAGAATTTGTTAAGTACAGTAAAAGGTTTAGCAATACATTGAAAGAATACTTTAAAGAAGGGCA AGCAAATGCAGTATTTGTGAGTGCACTTTATTTAATACACCAAACAAATATGATAATGCTCACAGTAAAAGATAAATGTGAGTAA
- the LOC114880643 gene encoding actin-related protein 2/3 complex subunit 5-C has product MSRNDGKKDSSASAFRKIDVDQYSDNNFKEEDADGGLGGPTGPDENEVLTLLSQGKNAEALISVLKSAPLGCKNQQVKDSARNLTLKVLLSIKSNQMEDCLAQLDRDLVDVLMKYIYRGFEIPTEGSSSHLLIWHEKVYNVSGVGSIVRAFSDSKRA; this is encoded by the exons ATGTCAAGGAACGATGGTAAAAAGGACTCGTCAGCATCTGCGTTTAGAAAAATCGACGTTGATCAGTATAgtgataataatttcaaagagGAAGACGCTGACGGAGGATTGGGAGGACCAACCGGTCCAGACGAAAATGAAGTTTTGACACTTCTTAGCCA GGGTAAGAATGCCGAAGCTTTGATATCAGTATTAAAATCTGCACCACTTGGATGTAAAAATCAACAAGTTAAG GACAGTGCACGGAATTTGACACTGAAGGTTCTTCTAAGTATAAAATCTAATCAGATGGAAGATTGCTTAGCACAATTAGATCGGGACTTAGTGGatgttttaatgaaatatatttatcgAGGATTTGAAATTCCAACAGAAGGTAGCAGTAGTCATTTATTAATTTGGCACGAAAAGGTATACAACGTAAGTGGTGTTGGCAGTATTGTAAGAGCATTTTCAGACAGCAAACGTGcttga
- the LOC114880642 gene encoding uncharacterized protein LOC114880642, producing MNYPKLISKLHTPKIVWYQTDITVVIRVLLQDVNNYFLHVECDHLLFSTTINSRHYYICLYLFGTIVAEKTTHINKGREIKITLIKAHKWTEWLRLHIDKEKNPLITADPDHIYKSSWTMGPLRFEKESFAEYKRRNNITQIMPDVPSSDEEESDDDAMDVLFL from the exons ATGAACTAtccaaaattaattagtaaaCTTCATACACCAAAAATTGTGTGGTATCAAACAGATATTACAGTTGTTATACGTGTTTTATTGCAAGATGTTAACAATTACTTTCTTCATGTTGAATGTGATCACTTATTGTTTAg CACTACAATAAATTCAAGACACTATTACATTTGTTTATACCTTTTTGGAACAATAGTAGCGGAAAAAACAACTCACATAAACAAAGGAAGAGAAATTAAAATCACCCTTATAAAGGCTCacaaat GGACAGAATGGTTAAGATTGCATAtcgataaagaaaaaaatcctTTGATAACTGCGGATCCAGATCATATATATAAAAGTAGTTGGACTATGGGACCTTTAAGATTTG aaaaagaaagttttGCAGAGTATAAGCgtagaaataatataacacAAATAATGCCAGATGTACCATCTAGCGATGAAGAAGAATCTGATGATGATGCAATGGACGTGTTGTTTCTTTAA
- the LOC114880634 gene encoding mitoguardin, translated as MSISNAHQFLVTLYKRYIISLPSINLSRTQKIFIICLTGGSLILGGLAQFLKRRRRHPLAPSRRPLRDIKQRFTSAKNSNFDALSQVSWARRSEASSRSHISDRASLISSVPGGPDGDARLTPQQYGVLGLEALEKALYCWEDALTAFSSSLNNDTLALPSKADAAFTHDVQELLDLGYQIQSHAELLFIDQHSVLFRNESEESIDKPSNIATRISGKEKADAASSPESFESARDGVADLREFEEFSELFPHFEKQRLYHAALKQHEDIGIPCRRLHTELVRCGSDVEYLAKVYCLRQAYTKLFTIPSASAWIADIGRQVISDLIMYADRDPKDYLIHYERMLEFLQESSNHSVMEEELTARGVKCMNFYDVLIDFILLDAFEEVEKPSSSIRAILQNRWISASFRETAIGTAVWTMIVGKRRMLKYDKGFLSHFYSISEQISPVLVWGFLGPEGSLHSTCQYFRDQVIEFLVDIFNFFKVRYTTVDNLAEDLLREMKIRVENINQRLSLEGC; from the exons ATGTCTATTTCTAATGCACACCAATTTTTAGTCACATTGTATAAACGTTACATAATTTCACTGCCATCGATAAATTTATCCAGAACTCAAAAA atttttattatatgtCTTACTGGAGGATCATTGATATTAGGAGGATTAGCACAGTTTTTAAAAAGACGAAGAAGACATCCTCTTGCTCCTTCCAGAAGACCTTTGAGAGATATAAAACAAAGATTTACAAGCGCAAAGAATTCTAATTttg aTGCATTGTCACAAGTATCATGGGCAAGAAGAAGCGAAGCCAGCAGTAGGAGTCACATAAGCGATCGTGCGTCGCTTATATCCTCTGTGCCTGGAGGTCCAGATGGTGATGCAAGACTTACTCCACAACAGTATGGGGTTCTTG GATTGGAGGCCCTGGAAAAAGCGCTCTATTGTTGGGAGGATGCTCTTACGGCGTTCAGCTCTTCACTCAATAATGATACGCTCGCATTACCGTCTAAGGCGGATGCGGCATTTACGCACGAtgtccaggaactcctcgacTTGGGTTATCAGATCCAGAGTCACGCAGAACTTCTCTTTATCGATCAA cATTCGGTGTTATTCCGCAATGAAAGCGAAGAAAGCATAGATAAACCTTCGAACATAGCCACCCGGATATCCGGCAAAGAGAAGGCGGATGCTGCATCTTCACCTGAATCATTCGAGTCTGCGCGTGATGGG GTAGCTGATTTACGCGAATTCGAAGAATTCTCCGAGCTATTTCCTCATTTCGAAAAGCAAAGACTGTACCATGCTGCGCTTAAGCAACACGAAGACATAGGTATTCCTTGTAG gCGATTACATACAGAACTGGTTAGATGCGGTTCGGATGTTGAATATCTAGCAAAAGTTTATTGTTTGAGACAAGCGTATACAAAATTGTTCACTATACCGTCTGCGTCAGCATGGATTGCAGACATAGGCCGACAAGTTATTAGCGATTTGATCATGTATGCAGACAGG GATCCAAAGgattatttaatacattatgAAAGGATGTTGGAGTTTCTACAAGAATCAAGTAATCATAGTGTCATGGAAGAGGAATTAACTGCAAGAGGCGTTAAGTGTATGAATTTCTATGATGTTCTTATCGATTTCATTTTGTTGGATGCATTCGAAGAAGTTGAAAAGCCGTCCTCTTCGATTAGAGCTATTTTACAGAATAGGTGGATATCAGCCAGTTTTCGTGAGACT GCAATCGGGACTGCAGTTTGGACAATGATCGTGGGTAAAAGACGGATGTTAAAATATGATAAAGGCTTTTTGTCCCacttttattcaatttctgaACAAATTTCCCCGGTGCTAGTGTGGGGTTTCTTAGGTCCCGAAGGAAGTCTACATTCTACTTGTCAATATTTTAGAGATCAGGTTATTGAATTCCTTGTagatatatttaatttctttaaagtAAGGTACACCACTGTTGATAACCTTGCCGAAGATCTACTCAGGGAAATGAAGATAAgagttgaaaatataaatcaaaGGCTTTCTTTAGAAGGTTGCTAA
- the LOC114880636 gene encoding protein unzipped, with the protein MCCQRIYLSVGLFGVLLLSSNADNSVHILSKYQQLVTSTTLNWLPRAHYDSSREIVIGGFEIEEAEDDSYNNQAEKSERKRPLFVCRVLHNTVLVAGSQRGDEKRCTVTIHGSVQSYDKYELLENVDNAARVNWEHWDKYKSAPIGAVAAEKMFVARHAVHNGKETSPDATTRYTHYIGTLNSNDNFATISYVRDDGTEGSAKSGDVLVETEPIYYDLNRVKLNWPKKRVIKRTARVLGEAIIANTGEEAANVAQAFGYAYKYSVYWGQGHAILKGLNTSITLTNGTTLPKIVWGTMETTNRTDVYTVEIFLKPGTGLNVTLKANYTDMEVPYSGTLISHYEDGETKSRVISGIRREETMFDVTPEFGSIYFLGNYSLVPTTTVPPTTEATSTTPLPSTVIKDIHKQDMDNEDHDENMIIAPKKSDMSNMQSDDGGPLSLKNKVEVSHSGSCSFRLNAMFILSLTMIVHRIT; encoded by the exons ATGTGTTGTCAAAGGATCTACCTTTCCGTGGGACTGTTCGGTGTCCTACTGTTATCGAGCAACGCTGACAACAGCGTACATATTCTATCGAAGTACCAGCAATTGGTGACATCGACCACCCTCAACTGGCTACCTCGCGCCCACTATGATTCATCGAGGGAGATAGTGATCGGTGGTTTCGAGATCGAAGAAGCAGAAG ACGACTCGTACAACAATCAAGCGGAGAAGTCGGAAAGAAAGAGACCCCTGTTCGTATGTCGGGTGCTGCACAACACGGTTTTGGTGGCTGGAAGCCAGAGAGGCGACGAGAAACGATGCACCGTGACGATTCACGGTAGCGTGCAGTCGTACGACAAATACGAGCTGTTGGAGAACGTCGACAATGCGGCCCGCGTCAACTGGGAACACTGGGACAAATACAAGTCAGCCCCTATCGGCGCGGTGGCTGCGGAAAAGATGTTCGTCGCCCGACACGCGGTTCACAATGGCAAAGAAACATCCCCGGACGCGACGACGCGGTACACCCATTATATAGGAACCCTCAATTCGAACGACAATTTCGCGACCATCAGCTACGTGAGGGAC GACGGCACCGAGGGGTCGGCAAAATCCGGTGACGTTCTGGTGGAAACGGAACCGATATACTACGACCTAAATCGAGTGAAATTGAATTGGCCTAAAAAGCGTGTGATCAAACGCACCGCCCGTGTACTGGGCGAGGCGATAATCGCGAATACAGGAGAGGAGGCTGCGAACGTGGCCCAAGCTTTCGGGTACGCTTACAAGTACTCGGTGTACTGGGGTCAAGGACACGCTATTCTGAAAGGTCTAAATACCTCGATCACCCTGACGAATGGGACCACTTTGCCGAAGATCGTATGGGGCACTATGGAGACCACCAATCGTACGGACGTGTACAC GGTAGAGATATTCTTGAAACCCGGCACAGGACTGAATGTTACTTTGAAGGCGAATTATACTGATATGGAGGTACCATATTCTGGGACACTGATATCTCATTACGAAGATGGTGAAACTAAATCAAGAGTAATAAGTGGGATACGCAGAGAAGAGACTATGTTTGATGTCACACCAGAATTTGGATCCATCTACTTCCTGGGTAATTACAGTCTAGTTCCTACCACTACCGTGCCGCCCACTACAGAAGCAACGAGTACCACCCCGTTGCCATCGACTGTGATCAAGGATATTCATAAACAGGACATGGATAACGAGGATCACGATGAAAACATGATAATAGCACCGAAAAAGTCGGATATGTCCAACATGCAAAGCGACGACGGTGGACCGTTATCGTTGAAGAATAAGGTAGAAGTTTCTCATTCTGGAAGCTGTTCGTTCAGACTGAACGCTATGTTTATACTTTCGTTAACGATGATCGTTCATAGAATCACGTGA
- the LOC114880644 gene encoding SWI/SNF-related matrix-associated actin-dependent regulator of chromatin subfamily A-like protein 1 has translation MNYSQEEIEQKRLLALQRKKQAQVKNTSFNSTVSRNSISPANNHAIFDQNKSTNTVKPFEHYEAKDAQVKSKFAYHSNTPKFNKQKERFNPMSTQKFFGQKSRITGNCYMISDDRFTLETSSYFPPLIETLKTIPSRSYDMKAKTWNFHLKDYETLMEKVINFKSDVQIVGLPKLVIELFKKYTSSESTDENIDLSRIDPQLLASLMPFQRKGICYGISKNGRCMIADDMGLGKTIQALGIAHYFKRNWPLLIVVPSSVRYQWADAIYRFLPSVPAQYVHQFSSMKDFMTNSKIVITTYDLLVRAVNAFERQTFGFVILDESHALKSVKTARFKAAQRVVSQACNVILLSGTPALSRPIELYSQINLIRPNFMSYQDYGIRYCAGEKKGFGWDFTGSSNMQELQLLLKHTCVIRRLKSEVLRELPTKKREVIVLDPDLIKNSTKEMKEISAKLERNTLRGVERHNTLLQYYNECSYAKQKAICDYIVKLLKSKQKCIIFAHHQNVLDAISEVAESMDIKYIRIDGKTNPERRKYQVDKFQSCDDYLVAILSITAANTGITLTAAQLVVFAELFWNPGVLCQAEDRVHRIGQNENVVIQYLVAKHTADDYLWPLIQKKMNVLNEVGLDQDFSLKDIDVTKQTLSTKQKTLDSFMDSSQFDFSIDDEIVQNNENENNENTVQQTLESCSSIASQDFKELLEFSEEDFDFSNWDNIE, from the exons ATGAATTACTCTCAAGAAGAAATAGAACAAAAACGTTTATTGGCTTTACAACGTAAAAAACAAGCTCAAGTAAAGAATACTTCATTTAACTCTACTGTCAGCAGAAACAGTATTTCTCCTGCTAATAACCATGCTATATTCGATCAAAATAAGTCAACGAATACAGTTAAACCTTTTGAACATTACGAAGCAAAGGATGCTCAAGTCAAATCAAAATTTGCGTATCATTCAAATACtccaaaatttaataaacaaaaggAACGTTTCAATCCAATGTCCACACAGAAATTCTTTGGTCAAAAGTCACGTATCACAGGAAACTGTTACATGATAAGCGATGATAGATTTACTTTAGAAACATCGTCATATTTTCCTCCACTTATAGagactttaaaaacaattcCAAGCAGATCGTATG ATATGAAAGCCAAAACTtggaattttcatttgaaagaTTATGAAACACTAATGGAGAAAGTGATTAATTTCAAATCTGATGTACAAATAGTAGGATTGCCAAAATTAGTTATTGag ttattcaaaaaatatACCAGTTCAGAGAGTACTGATGAGAATATTGACTTATCAAGAATTGATCCTCAATTATTGGCAAGTTTGATGCCCTTTCAACGTAAAGGAATATg ctATGGGATTTCTAAAAACGGTCGTTGCATGATTGCTGATGATATGGGTTTAGGGAAAACCATTCAAGCACTGGGTATTGCCCATTACTTTAAAAGGAATTGGCCTCTTCTTATTGTTGTACCATCTTCAGTCAG ATATCAATGGGCAGATGCTATATATAGGTTTTTACCATCTGTTCCTGCCCAGTATGTTCATCAATTTTCAAGTATGAAAGATTTTATGACCAACAGCAAAATTGTTATTACAACTTATGATCTCTTAGTACGAGCTGTGAACGCATTTGAACGACAAACATTTGGCTTCGTCATTTTG GACGAATCTCACGCTTTAAAAAGTGTTAAGACTGCTAGATTTAAGGCTGCACAACGTGTAGTTTCACAAGCATGCAACGTTATTTTACTTTCCGGAACACCGGCATTATCACGACCTATAGAGCTATATTCTCAGATAAATCTTATAAGGCCAAATTTCATGAG TTATCAGGATTACGGAATTCGGTACTGTGCGGGAGAAAAGAAAGGATTCGGTTGGGATTTTACAGGGTCATCAAATATGCAAGAATTGCAACTATTATTAAAACACACATGCGTAATTCGAAGATTAAAAAGTGAAGTATTACGTGAATTACCAACAAAAAAGAG GGAAGTGATTGTATTAGATCCAGACTTAATAAAAAACTCTAccaaagaaatgaaagaaatatccGCAAAATTGGAACGGAATACTTTAAGAGGGGTAGAAAGGCATAATACTCTTTTACAGTATTATAACGAATGTAGTTATGCTAAGCAGAAAGCTATTTG TGATTATATTGTCAAGCTGTTGAAAAGCAAACAGAAGTGTATTATATTTGCTCATCACCAAAATGTTTTAGATGCTATCTCAGAAGTTGCCGAGTCCATGGACATAaa ATATATTAGAATCGATGGGAAAACAAATCCTGAACGTAGAAAATATCAAGTTGATAAGTTTCAAAGCTGCGATGATTACTTAGTTGCAATTTTATCAATTACAGCCGCTAACACAGGCATTACTTTAACAGCTGCGCAACTCGTGGTTTTTGCAGAGCTGTTTTGGAATCCCGGA GTTTTATGTCAAGCAGAGGACAGAGTACATAGAATTGGTCAGAATGAGAATGTTGTGATACAGTATTTGGTTGCCAAACATACTGCAGATGATTATTTATGGCCATTAATTCAAAAAAAGATGAATGTGTTAAACGAAGTTGGACTTGACCAAGATTTTTCTCTTAAAGACATTGATGTAACAAAACAAACATTAAGTACAAAACAAAAAACGTTAGATTCCTTTATGGACAGTAGTCAGTTCGATTTCTCAATTGATGACGAGATAGtacaaaataatgaaaatgaaaacaacGAAAATACAGTCCAACAGACACTAGAAAGTTGTTCTTCTATAGCATCGCAAGACTTTAAAGAATTACTGGAGTTCAGTGAAGAGGACTTTGACTTCAGTAATTGGGATAATATAGAATAA
- the LOC114880638 gene encoding serine/threonine-protein phosphatase 2A activator-like produces the protein MSTSNEPARKGPVSPENHEFVVPQKFVKTPHDMAVWGKSEAYFEYLGFILALNQAVQGKALNVECQPSPIIDNIIQMLNEFDAWITEIPPTEQPQRFGNKSFRIWHERLQQNGVEELQKVLPQKLYRAVPEIVEYLYEGFGNPTRIDYGTGHEMAFLMFLCCMFKIGAFKQEDKVAVVVKIFNRYLELVRRLQLTYRMEPAGSHGVWSLDDYQFVPFIWGSAQLIGHSRIEPRHFVDQDIVDAFSKQYIFLGCIQFISKVKTGPFAEHSNQLWNVSAVSSWSKVNSGLIKMYKAEVLAKFPVIQHVLFGSLLPIKQAFASPVGKGPRKDDSEQPSPPTPQ, from the exons ATGTCAACGTCGAATGAACCTGCTAGGAAAGGACCAGTATCAC cTGAAAATCATGAATTTGTTGTTCCACAAAAATTCGTTAAAACACCGCATGATATGGCAGTCTGGGGAAAATCAGAAGCATATTTT GAATACCTAGGATTTATATTAGCTTTAAACCAGGCAGTTCAAGGAAAAGCTTTAAATGTTGAATGCCAGCCAAGTCCTATAATAGATAATATTATCCAAATGCTTAACGAGTTTGATGCATGGATAACAGAGATACCTCCAACTGAACAACCTCAGCGATTTGGTAACAAATCGTTTAGAATATGGCATGAAAGACTGCAACAG AATGGAGTGGAAGAATTGCAAAAAGTATTACCACAGAAATTGTATAGAGCAGTTCCAGAGATAGTTGAATATTTGTATGAAGGTTTTGGTAATCCAACGCGTATAGATTATGGTACAGGACATGAAATGGCATTTCTGATGTTTCTGTGCTGTATGTTTAAAATTGGTGCTTTCAAACAGGAGGATAAAGTTGCTGTagttgtaaaaatatttaatag ATACCTCGAATTAGTTCGCCGATTACAGTTAACTTATAGAATGGAACCAGCAGGTAGTCATGGTGTCTGGAGTTTGGATGACTACCAGTTTGTTCCTTTCATATGGGGGAGTGCTCAGTTGAttg GTCATTCTCGTATAGAACCTCGCCATTTTGTTGATCAGGATATCGTTGATGCATTCAGTAAACAATATATATTTCTTGGTTGCATTCAGTTCATTTCAAAG GTGAAGACAGGTCCATTTGCTGAACATTCTAATCAGTTATGGAATGTCAGTGCAGTGTCTTCATGGTCCAAGGTGAACAGTGGTCTCATTAAAATGTACAAAGCTGAG GTTTTAGCAAAATTTCCTGTCATTCAGCATGTCCTGTTTGGTTCTCTATTACCGATTAAGCAAGCTTTTGCATCACCCGTTGGAAAAGGACCTCGTAAAGATGATTCCGAACAACCATCACCACCGACTCCTCAGTAA
- the LOC114880637 gene encoding protein 60A-like: MKTNYCVKENKMYKIYIIGIILLLVIILYANSEKSSGFYIDDGFNQTILHEIFSYEQKREMKKKLLNILELPDKPKRITRRALLIKRSAPKFLLNIYKNVLSNDKDASIQEEFNLSGHDINIIDQSDFIMTFGAHNPYSGNASKTNRGKRIWFDVSEVPQEEYIIAAELRLYQSLDKNIEFNETYTVAVYRVAKTKNGGRIKHYINSTNTVTGKENWITLNINNALEHWIKYPKENRGLFLAVHRVNDTSHIMRPDDIGIMGVLGIPDKQPFMVGFFRSTGNRSKRETLLQQKIDIIPEKQYSNSRKVLNPYITSITKKKKDHVCNIKTLYVSFNDLQWQDWIIAPEGYNAYYCSGECNFPLNIHMNATNHAIVQTLIHLMKPTEVPKPCCAPTKLSPISVLYFLDDSNVVLKKYKNMVINSCGCH; the protein is encoded by the coding sequence atgaaaacaaattattgtgttaaagaaaacaaaatgtacaaaatatatattataggAATAATATTGCTTCTAGTAATAATACTTTACGCGAATTCTGAAAAATCAAGTGGGTTTTACATCGACGATGGATTCAATCAGACAATTTTACATGAAATTTTTAGTTACGAACAGAAAcgagaaatgaagaaaaaattgttaaatatccTGGAATTACCTGACAAACCAAAGAGAATTACACGTAGAGCTTTGCTAATAAAGAGATCAGCACCTAAATTCTTATTGAACATTTACAAAAATGTATTATCTAACGATAAAGACGCGTCAATTcaagaagaatttaatttaagtgGTCATGATATTAACATCATTGATCAGAGTGACTTTATAATGACGTTTGGTGCTCACAATCCATACTCAGGTAATGCATCTAAAACGAATCGTGGTAAAAGAATTTGGTTTGATGTATCAGAAGTACCACAAGAAGAATACATTATTGCGGCCGAGCTAAGATTATATCAAAgtttagataaaaatattgaatttaatgaaacttATACAGTGGCAGTATACAGAGTGGCAAAAACGAAAAATGGAGGACGAATTAAACATTACATTAACTCGACTAATACTGTAACtggaaaagaaaattggataactttaaatatcaataatgCTCTTGAACATTGGATCAAATATCCAAAGGAAAATCGAGGGCTATTTTTAGCGGTACATCGTGTTAATGATACGAGTCATATTATGAGACCAGATGACATAGGAATTATGGGTGTTCTAGGAATTCCAGATAAACAGCCGTTTATGGTAGGATTTTTCAGAAGTACCGGTAATCGCAGTAAACGTGAGACACTTCTTCAGCAGAAAATTGATATTATACCTGAAAAACAATATTCTAATAGTAGAAAAGTTCTAAATCCTTATATTACCTctataacaaaaaagaaaaaagaccATGTATGTAACATTAAAACCTTATATGTAAGTTTCAATGATCTTCAATGGCAGGATTGGATTATAGCTCCTGAAGGATATAATGCCTACTACTGCAGTGGAGAGTGCAATTTTCCACTGAACATACATATGAATGCAACTAATCATGCTATTGTTCAAACTCTAATACATCTGATGAAGCCAACTGAGGTACCAAAGCCATGTTGTGCACCTACAAAACTATCACCAATATCAGTACTTTATTTTCTTGATGACAGTAATGTTGTATtaaagaaatacaaaaatatggTCATTAATAGTTGTGGGTGTCATTGA